One window from the genome of Sphingomicrobium arenosum encodes:
- a CDS encoding CoA transferase subunit A has product MKKIYDSAADALDGLLQDGMLIAAGGFGLCGIPERLLDAIRDAGVKDLTFASNNAGIDNEGIGKLLRTRQVKKMISSYVGENKEFERQYLAGELEVEFCPQGTLAERMRAGGAGIPGFYTKTGVGTVVAEGKEVKIFDGQDYILERGIFADLSIVKGWKADEAGNLMFRKTARNFNLPAATCGKICVAEVEEIVPVGSLDPDCIHLPAVYVNRLVNGAPYDKKIEFVTTREREEA; this is encoded by the coding sequence ATGAAGAAGATCTACGACAGCGCGGCGGACGCGCTCGACGGGCTTTTGCAGGACGGCATGCTGATCGCGGCGGGCGGTTTTGGCCTGTGCGGCATCCCCGAGCGGCTGTTGGATGCCATCCGCGATGCCGGGGTGAAGGATCTCACCTTCGCCTCCAACAATGCGGGAATCGACAATGAGGGAATCGGCAAGCTGCTGCGCACGCGGCAGGTGAAGAAGATGATCTCGTCCTATGTCGGCGAGAATAAGGAATTCGAGCGACAATATCTGGCGGGCGAGCTGGAAGTGGAGTTCTGTCCGCAGGGCACGCTGGCCGAGCGCATGCGCGCGGGCGGTGCGGGCATCCCGGGCTTCTATACCAAGACCGGCGTCGGCACGGTGGTGGCCGAGGGCAAGGAAGTGAAGATTTTCGACGGTCAGGACTATATCCTCGAGCGCGGCATTTTCGCCGACCTGTCGATCGTCAAGGGCTGGAAAGCGGACGAAGCGGGCAATCTCATGTTCCGCAAGACGGCGCGCAACTTCAACCTGCCCGCCGCGACCTGCGGCAAGATCTGCGTCGCCGAGGTCGAGGAGATCGTGCCGGTCGGCAGCCTCGATCCCGACTGCATCCATTTGCCCGCCGTCTATGTAAATCGGCTCGTCAATGGCGCGCCTTATGACAAGAAGATCGAATTCGTGACCACGCGCGAGCGGGAGGAAGCGTGA
- a CDS encoding helix-turn-helix transcriptional regulator has product MYNRIALLRTERGESRRDLAEAVGVNPQTIGFLERGDYKPSLELALKLAEHFAVPVEAIFSLAPFPSVSEMLAANAFRKDAD; this is encoded by the coding sequence ATGTACAATCGCATTGCCCTCCTGCGCACCGAACGCGGTGAATCGCGCCGTGATCTGGCGGAGGCAGTGGGGGTGAATCCGCAGACGATCGGCTTCCTCGAGCGCGGCGATTACAAGCCCAGTCTCGAACTGGCCCTGAAGCTCGCCGAGCATTTCGCCGTGCCCGTCGAGGCGATCTTCTCGCTCGCCCCCTTCCCCTCGGTCAGCGAAATGCTCGCCGCCAACGCCTTTCGGAAAGACGCCGACTGA
- a CDS encoding ABC transporter ATP-binding protein — translation MSVLSMHGVTKRFGDITAVDALDMHVEPGEIFGFLGGNGAGKTTSLRMILDIIRPTEGRIEVLGAAPGQERADRIGFLPEERGLYPNMKAIETIVYFGELKGMSPKAARTEGMALLERFDLADRAASPISDMSKGMAQKVQLATALVNSPELLILDEPFSGLDPVNQQLLEGEIQRAAQRGAAVVFSTHIMQHAERLCDRLLILRKGVKKFEGDLAAAQGLVPPTVRLTTSADLSAHAGIAALRRQDSDGDWTHYEIDLADGLEPAMLLEQFTRDGVPLRRFEARHAALHDIFVHLVGSAPDALPQGEAQ, via the coding sequence ATGTCCGTTCTATCAATGCACGGCGTGACCAAGCGCTTTGGCGACATCACCGCCGTCGACGCGCTCGACATGCATGTTGAACCCGGCGAAATCTTCGGCTTCCTCGGCGGCAATGGTGCCGGCAAGACCACCAGCCTGCGCATGATCCTCGACATCATCCGCCCCACCGAGGGCCGGATCGAGGTGCTGGGCGCCGCGCCCGGACAGGAACGCGCCGACCGCATCGGCTTCCTGCCCGAGGAACGCGGCCTCTACCCCAACATGAAGGCGATCGAGACCATCGTCTATTTCGGCGAACTGAAGGGCATGAGCCCCAAGGCTGCGCGGACCGAAGGCATGGCACTGCTCGAGCGCTTCGACCTTGCCGACCGCGCCGCCAGCCCCATCTCCGACATGTCCAAGGGCATGGCGCAGAAGGTCCAGCTCGCCACCGCGCTCGTCAACAGCCCCGAACTGCTCATCCTCGATGAACCCTTTTCGGGCCTCGACCCCGTCAACCAGCAGCTGCTCGAAGGCGAGATCCAGCGCGCGGCGCAGCGCGGCGCGGCGGTCGTCTTCTCGACCCACATCATGCAGCATGCCGAACGGCTGTGCGACCGCCTCCTCATCCTCAGGAAAGGCGTGAAGAAATTCGAAGGCGACCTCGCCGCCGCGCAAGGGCTCGTACCCCCCACGGTGCGCCTCACCACCAGCGCCGATCTCAGCGCCCATGCCGGTATCGCCGCCCTGCGCCGCCAGGACAGCGACGGCGACTGGACCCATTATGAAATCGACCTCGCCGACGGACTCGAACCGGCCATGCTGCTCGAACAGTTCACCCGCGACGGCGTACCGCTGCGCCGTTTCGAAGCGCGCCACGCCGCGCTCCACGATATTTTCGTCCACCTCGTCGGCTCCGCGCCCGATGCCCTGCCGCAGGGAGAAGCCCAGTGA
- a CDS encoding ABC transporter permease, with protein MNKIFLVARREFRHIASMRSFWVSMLILPAALALAPLFQKFLTDDDPNRIALVDRDASNAGEAIAQRIEGENALDELVALSRYVRRYELEAADPGAPWAVHDRALTPADVAAYRAAGGLDPALEKIDAIRSDDVRDFEAPSADYELVEVPGTIADLDAAAIEEQRDTLFEGEGDKALDELILIETSPEGMPLVQVFSKDRPRSALLNIIREESARAMRTAALEARGVAPADSAAIEGLVPPIMISTPAPGGGARESHVIRSILPLALAYMLLMSLLLSGNWAVQGAVEERGSKLVESVIACVRPRDLMLGKLLGTAAIGLSMILVWVLCAVAAALFTKGVVSEFLRPALDSISSPGIIIAIIYFFVMGYIMLATIFLAIGVLSDNMNEAQGFIMPIMMIILLPVMYLLQAIVQDAVGVALQVMTWFPPITPFAVLARLGAGIETWELIGTAILLAAFTWLLLWLNGRLFQASLLKSGQKSGLAQLVDRFRVARD; from the coding sequence GTGAACAAGATCTTCCTCGTCGCCCGCCGCGAATTTCGCCACATCGCCTCGATGCGCAGCTTCTGGGTGTCGATGCTCATCCTGCCCGCCGCGCTCGCGCTGGCGCCGCTGTTCCAGAAATTCCTGACCGATGACGACCCCAACCGCATCGCGCTCGTCGACCGTGACGCCAGCAATGCGGGCGAGGCCATCGCCCAGCGGATCGAAGGCGAAAACGCCCTCGACGAACTCGTCGCTCTGTCACGCTACGTGCGTCGCTACGAACTCGAGGCCGCCGATCCGGGCGCGCCTTGGGCGGTTCACGACCGCGCGCTAACCCCAGCCGACGTCGCCGCTTATCGCGCCGCCGGCGGGCTCGACCCCGCGCTCGAGAAGATCGACGCCATCCGATCCGATGACGTCCGCGACTTCGAGGCCCCCAGCGCCGATTACGAACTGGTCGAGGTGCCCGGCACCATCGCCGACCTCGACGCCGCCGCCATCGAGGAACAGCGCGACACGCTGTTCGAAGGCGAAGGCGACAAGGCGCTCGACGAACTCATCCTCATCGAGACCAGCCCCGAGGGCATGCCGCTGGTGCAGGTCTTCTCGAAGGACCGCCCGCGCTCGGCGCTGCTCAATATCATCCGCGAGGAGAGCGCCCGCGCCATGCGCACCGCCGCGCTCGAGGCGCGCGGTGTCGCGCCTGCCGACAGCGCCGCTATCGAAGGCCTCGTCCCGCCGATAATGATCTCCACGCCCGCCCCCGGCGGCGGTGCGCGCGAGAGCCATGTGATCCGCTCGATCCTGCCCTTGGCGCTCGCCTACATGCTCCTCATGAGCCTGCTGCTTTCGGGCAATTGGGCGGTGCAGGGCGCGGTCGAGGAACGCGGCTCCAAGCTGGTCGAGAGCGTCATCGCCTGCGTGCGCCCGCGCGACCTCATGCTCGGCAAGCTGCTCGGCACCGCCGCCATCGGCCTGTCGATGATCCTCGTCTGGGTCCTCTGCGCGGTCGCCGCCGCACTCTTCACCAAGGGCGTGGTGTCCGAATTCCTGCGCCCGGCATTGGACAGCATCTCCTCGCCCGGCATCATCATCGCGATCATCTATTTCTTCGTGATGGGCTACATCATGCTGGCGACGATCTTCCTCGCCATCGGCGTGTTGTCGGACAATATGAACGAGGCGCAGGGCTTCATCATGCCAATCATGATGATCATCCTCCTGCCGGTCATGTACCTCCTCCAGGCGATCGTGCAGGACGCGGTCGGCGTCGCTCTTCAGGTCATGACCTGGTTCCCGCCGATCACCCCCTTCGCCGTCCTCGCGCGATTGGGTGCCGGGATCGAGACGTGGGAGCTGATCGGCACCGCCATCCTGCTCGCCGCCTTCACCTGGCTCCTGCTCTGGCTCAACGGCCGCCTGTTCCAGGCGAGCCTCCTGAAAAGCGGCCAGAAGAGCGGGCTAGCCCAGCTCGTCGACCGCTTTCGGGTCGCCCGCGACTAG